TAAAGAGATCGTATATACCAAAATGAGTTGTAAAAGATAGGCTATTGAGAGAAAAAAACGACTTCCAAACGGATTGCTTCCAAAGAGATTTTGTCCTAAAGCAGTGATCCAGTATGTCACTGGAGGTTTGTCGAAGTGGTAGATCCCCTGTAACTGTGGTTGAAGGTAGTCTCCACTCGCGACCATCTCTCTTGCAATCTCTGCATATCGAGCTTCGCTGCTTTCTAATAGCCCCCACTGTCCTAGCTGTAGGAGAGAGCAGAAGGTGATGATAAGGAAAAAAATTAAGTAGATCGTTCTTCTGTTCATGTTCTGTTTGTATATCTAATTTAGGGTAATGAACTAAAGGTACAAAAAATTAATTAGTTTTTAGGGGTTGTGGGTAGGGCTATTTAAGGGGGTAAGGAACCTTTGTTTTTTTACATTCTATGGTTTGATAAAATAAATTGTCATCGTTCTTTGTTTTATATGTAGTTTGGTTCGAGGAGAATAGAAATTATTTTAATCGTTCTTTTCGGATCCGTCTAGTTATTCGGATGACGAAGCATATCTCCTCGTTGATTGGTATATGATTGCAGTGACAACTATCACTAAATGAGTAGCACTGTCCAGAAAAGTGGCACTGGGCAATGTTAGAAAAAGAGTGTAAGTTTATTTTAGTGCTTCCAGAGGATAACTTTGAAACTACTTTCATCCTACCTTTGGATACCCTTCAGTTACCCTTCAGTTACTCCTAGGGTAACCAAAGGGTATCTAAAGGGTATGTGAAATGTAATCGAAGTAAGGATCAATATGCTCTTTTTCTCGATCTATGGCACTGTCCCGTAAGGTGTGTAAGTTGTCTTGAAGTCTATTTCAAATTATATTTTCTCGATCTCAAATATAATCTTTGATTGTCTTCTAGTTGTTTACGCTGTATTTTTTGGAAATGAATCGTTTTGAATAATTATAGGGTGCTTTATGCACCATATGTTTCATGAATGTATTTGAGAAGAGGAGGGGGGTATCGTTGTATATCCTTCACTGTTTTCTAGCGAAGGATATACGGACTTGGTTTTTTCTTATTTGAACTTAAGTATGTTAGTCTACTTTTTGGAAGTCTAGAACCACTTTTCCTTCTTTAGTAAGGGTAAGGTGATTGTTTGCAATAGCGTATCCATCACACTTCTCTAAAGTGGAAGTAAATTCAGTTTCTAAATTGGCATTCATACATAGCATTTTAGTAGATGCGATACGGATAAAATCCACCTTTTTCTCACCTAAAAGCATAAATTGACTATGATATCTATTGCAGCCTGTCGAGCCATAGGCAGTCTCTTTACGAAGGTTAATGGTTAGTGTAGGAGCATTCTTTGCGATTTTTTTATCGTTGATCTTCTTTAGTACCCACATGTCATTCAGGCGTATAGATGCGCTATCCATCACAGTCTGTTTCACTTGCTTTACATGATAGATATTTTTCTGCTTATCTTTCTCCATGGATACTGTTTGCTGATAGCCCATCTGCATTTCTGTTCCTTCGATCTCTTCAGGAGAGATGAAAAGTGTATTTCCATGATGGTCGATCAGAACAATCTGTTTTTTCCCCTCTTCATTACGATGGTAATAAGATGCGATTTTAACATCTTTTTTTAATGAAAACTTCGAGGTTGCACAGCTAGATAATAGAAAAGTAGAAAGTATAGAAATTAAAAGTGTGTAGTTAAAATATTTCATCTCAATTGTTTAATAGGTTATTTGCACATAACTATTGTGCTATTTCTATCACAAGGTAGAGATAAATATTACAGAATGGTATAGTTGTTAACGTCTATTAGATTTTTTTTGATCCATTACTCGATAGAAAAGTGTATTCACTTATATTTTTAATTTTTTTTACCCATAAGACACCGCTATCATAACCAGTGATTTCTACTGTCTCCCCAATCTTAATTGCCTCTTTGCTTCGGATAGACCATATTTTAAGGTCTAAGTTTCCTTTGCCGATACTGTATGGTAAAATATCCTCTTCTGCAATGACGATCTGTCCATTAAGTCGAGAGTGTATGCCATCTGATTTCCTTACCTCTTCGTTATAATATCTCATCTTTTCGGTCTTTTTGTAGAGCATGCTGATTGCTATAACCCCTAATGCAAGAAAGAAAATGAGTTGAAATTTTAAGCCTATTTGTGGGAAGAGAAGCCCGAGTATCCCGCATGCAAATGAGTCAACAGAGATGGCTAGAAAATAGAAGTTGTAGTTGGAAAATTCGAGTACTAAAAATAGTGCTGTAATAAAAAACCATATGATGATAGAAGTATACACGATATTAAAAGGTTTAAGAACTGGGTTGGTAGGTGCTTATTATAAAGATCAGTTTTGTATATTAAATGTATTACTTATTCAATGATTTTTGTTTATTTTTTACACGAAATAGCCCTTTTTGTTGATGAAATAGACTTAAATATTGTTAAATATAAAACTGTAAAAGATCTTGATGTCCATAGTAGGTAAATTCAATAGAATAGATTAAACTTGCAGTGGTCTTTGATGACTCATATTTGGATGTTGGGTATAGTTTACTACCTACGGATTAATGTTTTATTGTTCATGTTTGATATTGAGAATATTGTGGGGAAGTCGCATCGACTTCTGAAAGAATATTTTGGTTACGATACTTTTAGACCTCTACAAGAGGAGATTGTTACACACGTCATGCAGAAGCGTGATAGTTTGGTCTTAATGCCTACTGGAGGAGGAAAATCCCTATGCTTTCAAATTCCTGCTTTGATGATGGATGGGGTGACTGTAGTAGTGTCTCCATTAATTTCCTTGATGAAAGACCAAGTGGATGGGCTCAACTCTAATGGTATTGCTGCGGCATTCCTTAATAGTACATTGACCGAAGAGGAGGAGTCGAAGATTATGCAACAGTGTAGAGAAGGCAAGATCTCTCTTCTTTATGTCTCTCCTGAAAGAATTACACGTAGTTTCGAAACAATCTTTGGAATGCTCAATGTATCTCTCTTAGCTGTGGACGAAGCCCATTGTATCTCTAGTTGGGGACATGATTTTCGCCCTGAATATCAACAGTTGAAATGGATTAAGCATACTTTCCCAGACCTTCCTGTCATTGCGCTTACTGCAACAGCGGATAAAACGACACGAAATGATATCATTACCCAGCTTGGTATTCGTGAACCTAAAATATTCTTAGGCTCTTTTAATCGTCCAAACTTGAGTCTTGAAGTACGTGTTGGAGTAGGAGCTAAAGATAAGGATAGAGAGATTCTCGACTATATCCGTTCGCGCCCTAATGATGCTGGTATTATCTACTGTATGAGCCGTAAAAGTTGTGAGCGTCTCTCTGCAAAACTAAATAGTAAAGGGCTACATACCGATTTTTATCATGCGGGATTGTCTGCCGAACAAAGAGGGCGTGTTCAAGATAGTTTTATTAACGACGATACTTTAGTAATCTGTGCTACAGTGGCTTTTGGAATGGGTATTGATAAGTCGAATGTTCGATGGGTGATGCACTATAACCTTCCTAAAAATGTAGAAGGTTACTATCAAGAGATTGGTCGTGCGGGTCGTGATGGACTTCCCTCTGATACTTTCCTATATTTCAATTTAGGCGACATTATTACCCTTCGTAAATTTGCGGAGGAGAGTGGTCAAGTGGCATTAAACCTAGAGAAATTGGCTCAGATGCAAGCCTTCTCTGAATCAGATATCTGTAGACGAAAGATATTACTATCCTACTTTGGAGAATATTTAGATAAAGATTGTGGTAATTGTGATGTGTGCAAAAACCCACCCAAGAAGTTTGACGGAACGATTATTGCCCAAAAGGCCCTCTCTGCAATGATGCGTACCAAAGAGAATGCCTCTACCCAGATGGTGGTGGATATCCTTCGAGGATCGCAGAAGAAAGAGCTGATAGATCATGGTTTCCATCGTATTAAGACCTATGGCAAAGGAGCGGATATCGTGGAGGACGATTGGAAACAGTATATTCGTCAGATGATGCACCTTGGTTTGGTGGAGGTGGCTTACGATCGTAACAATGCATTGCGAACGACTGAATTGGCACGAAAAGTGCTTTTTGAAGACAAAAAGGTGGGACTTGTTAAACTGGTTGCTCCAGAGATTCGAAAGAAACGTTTTAAGGTAACTTATACCAAAGAGCAAGCCCAAAAAAGCCAACCTTGGAACCAACTGTTTGAATATCTTCGTAAGTGGCGTGTTGAAATGGCTCGAAACAAAGGAATTCCTCCATACTTGGTGTTTAATGATGCGACGCTAAGAGAAATTGCGGTGTCGAGACCAGAGAGTATGATTGACTTACTCTCTATCTCCGGGGTCGGAAAGGTGAAATATGATGCCTATGGAGAGGAGATCTTAGAGGAGATCTCTAAGTTTAAGCAGGCACAACGCAAAACAACCTCTACCTATCAATTGACCTTCGATATGTATCAAAAAGGGTATGATGTGGCGATGATTGGACAGCTGAGAGGCATGAATGTGATGACTGTATATTCTCACTTGGCCTTTTTGTATCAGCAAGGATTTGCTGTCGATCCTTTTCGTTATATCGACAAAGAGGATGTGGTACAAGTGCTCAAAGCGGTGCAGGTTACCGGAGAGAAGTTGCAAACCAAACCTCTATATGATTTCTTGAGAGGCGAGGTCGACTATTATCGTATCCGTTTGTCTTTGGCTTATCTAAGTAAAGAGGGCAAGATTTAATTATCCACAGATATCTATTCTTGAAGAATATCTGCGATGTTTGATGTAATCTGATGACAGAAATAATTATCCACAGATTACACAGATTTCCACAGATATCTATTCTTGATGAATATCTGTGATGTTTGATGTAATCTGATGACAGAAATAATTATCCACAGATTACACAGATTTCTATTCTTGAAGAATATCTGTGATGTTTGATGTAATCTGATGACAGAAATAATTATCCATAGATTACACAGATTTCCACAGATATCTATTCTTGAAGAACATCTGCGATGTTTAATGTAATCTGATGACAGAAATAATTATCCACAGATTACACAGATTACACAGATTACACAGATTACACAGATTACACAGATTACACAGATTACACAGATTTCTATTCTTGAAGAACATCTGCGATGTTTGATGTAATCTGATGACAGAAATAATTATCCACAGATTACACAGATTTCTATTCTTGAAGAACATCTGCGATGTTTGATGTAATCTGATGACAGAAATAATTATCCACAGATTACACAGATTTCTATTCTTGAAGAATATCTGTGATGTTTAATGTAATCTGATGACAGAAATAATTATCCACAGATTACACAGATTACACAGATTTCCACAGATTTCCACAGATATCTATTCTTGAAGAATATCTGTGATGTTTGATGTAATCTGATGATAGAAATAATTATCCACAGACTACTCAAAAGAGTTGATAAATCTGTGAGTGTGCAATAATATTTATGTAATTAATAATCTGCGGATAATTATAAATAAGCATTTTGTCATTGTATATAGGAATATTGTAGCTTTTAGTAGTTCTATATTAACATAATTCTTTATACAAAGAGTGAGATTGAGGCTTATCATGTGGTTATTCCAAAGGATTCACAGAAGCCTCTTTCGATCTCTGATAAATTGAATATTGTTCTTAAGGGAACGGATCTTTCCTTCAAAATAAAAGGAGAAGTGGTGGTTATCTCTAAAAAGAGACAGAGAAGACATGCAACACTTGGTTATTTGACTCCTCTCGAATTTGGGAAACAGAAATATTTTAATGTGGCTTAATTAATTGTCCGATATTTTGTTGCATATCCAATATGTCTCTTTGAAAGACGCAATGTTAAGCGAAACCGCTTTCTCTATGTTGATGTTCTCTAATGACTATAGTGAAGAAAATAGTAGTGGGGTGTTGGTCGACTATGATATGGGATTCCTTTTTTATAGTGGGGATGGTATTGTAGTAAAACATTACTCTATTGATGAGTTTGAGACTTCTAAAATTCGATTCGTCGAAGGGGATTATGAGGCTTTTGTGGATGACCCTTCATTAACAAAAGCAGCGGTTGAAGCCCAAAAGAAACAACTTATTGACAAAGTGAGGAATAGCAAAGCATCTCAGAACTTTATGGAGATGATGTTTGATTCTAAAGGATATTATATCTTTAATTTCTCAGGAACAGCATCTACACGTCAAGAGATGGTGCGCATTTCTGATCCGAAATACTATATCTCATTCTAGGTAGATGATCTTGATCCATAGATGTCGCGGTGTTCGCATCTCCAATTATGGATAGAGTCATTTTTTATGAACAACCATCTTTTTCTCTTAAATGTTGCACATTCTTGATTTTATAGAAAAAGAAAATAATAGGATAACTCCTTCATTTAGAATGAGGAGTTATCCTAGGTTGTCTTCATAAATCTTTTTTTAAAAACTACTTAATATCATATCGGTCGGAATCCATTACCTTACACCATGCATGAACAAAATCCTTAACAAACCGATTTTGGTTGTCATCTTGTGCATAAAGTTCAGCATAAGCACGCAAAACAGAGTTGGATCCAAAGACCAAATCAACTCTTGTCGCGGTCCATTTTACTTTTTCTGTCTTTCTATCAATAATTTCATAATGATCTTTTGAAATAGGGACCCATCTATTATTCATGTCTGTTAGGTTGACAAAGAAATCATTAGATAAGACTCCAACTCTCTCAGTAAAAACTCCGTGGTTTGTTTCAGAATGGTTTGTCCCTAGAACACGCATTCCTCCAATTAGAACAGTCATCTCTGGTGCTGTTAGACCCATCAATTGAGCTCTATCAAGAAGCATCTCTTCTGCTTTGACTGCGTAGTCATTTTTTTGCCAATTTCTAAAACCATCATGTAGTGGCTCAAGGACATAGAAAGAGTCTGCATCGGTCATCTCAGCTGTGGCATCTCCTCGTCCAGGAGTAAATGGAACTTTAATATTTACACCTGCTTGGTTTGCTGCTCTTTCTACAGCAGCAGATCCACCTAAAATAATAAGATCGGCAATGCTTATTTCGAAGTCTAGTTCTGATTGTATTTCCGTAAGTTTTTTTAATACTCTTTGAAGACGAGCTGGTTCATTACCCTCCCAATTGCACTGAGGAGAGAGACGAATCCTAGAGCCGTTAGCACCCCCTCTGTAGTCTGAGCCTCTAAAGGTCCTTGCACTATCCCATGCCGTATTGATTAGGTCCGTTGAAGATAGTCCACAATGTAGTAATTTCTCTTTTAGTACCTCAATCTCTTGTTCTCCGAGATTGTATTGAACAGAAGGAATTGGATCCTGCCAAATAAGATCCTCTTTAGGCACATCTGTTCCCAAATATCTACTTTTTGGACCTAAATCACGATGAGTAAGCTTAAACCATGCTTTGGCAAAGACTTCTTCAAAATATTGAGGGTCTTTATAGAAACGTTCTGATATCTTTCTATATTGAGGATCGAATTTTAGAGCCATGTCTGCATCGGTCATCATCGGATTTTGTCTTTTGTTTGGAATGTGGGCATCCCAAGGTTTATCCTCTTCCTTTATGTTAATAGGCTCCCACTGACTGGCACCTGCTGGGCTCTTTGTCATCCACCAATCATAATGAAGTAGTAGGTAGAAGTATGTGTTGTTCCATTGGTTTGGAGTGGTTGTCCATGCGCCTTCTAATCCACTTGTTACTGTGTTTTCTGCATTTCCATTGGGATTAATCCACCCTAATCCTTGTTCTTGTACTTCAGCAGATTCAGGCTCAACACCGAGTGTTGAAGCATCTCCATTCCCATGTGCTTTTCCCACGGTATGTCCTCCTGCAGTAAGTGCCACAGTCTCTTCGTCATTCATTGCCATCCTTTGGAAAGTGACTCTCATTGCCTGTGCTGTTTTTAGAGGATCTGGTTTCCCATCTACCCCTTCTGGGTTGACATATATCAATCCCATTTGTACAGCAGCCAAAGGGTTCTCAAGTGTTGTCTCTTTCGATTTGTCTGTATATCTATCTTTTGCTAACCATTCTTTTTCAGCCCCCCAGTATATATCTTTTTCAGGGTGCCAAATGTCTTTTCTACCACCTGCAAAACCGTATGTTTTGAATCCCAT
The Prolixibacteraceae bacterium DNA segment above includes these coding regions:
- a CDS encoding META domain-containing protein, with protein sequence MKYFNYTLLISILSTFLLSSCATSKFSLKKDVKIASYYHRNEEGKKQIVLIDHHGNTLFISPEEIEGTEMQMGYQQTVSMEKDKQKNIYHVKQVKQTVMDSASIRLNDMWVLKKINDKKIAKNAPTLTINLRKETAYGSTGCNRYHSQFMLLGEKKVDFIRIASTKMLCMNANLETEFTSTLEKCDGYAIANNHLTLTKEGKVVLDFQKVD
- a CDS encoding NfeD family protein, which translates into the protein MYTSIIIWFFITALFLVLEFSNYNFYFLAISVDSFACGILGLLFPQIGLKFQLIFFLALGVIAISMLYKKTEKMRYYNEEVRKSDGIHSRLNGQIVIAEEDILPYSIGKGNLDLKIWSIRSKEAIKIGETVEITGYDSGVLWVKKIKNISEYTFLSSNGSKKI
- the recQ gene encoding DNA helicase RecQ, translated to MFDIENIVGKSHRLLKEYFGYDTFRPLQEEIVTHVMQKRDSLVLMPTGGGKSLCFQIPALMMDGVTVVVSPLISLMKDQVDGLNSNGIAAAFLNSTLTEEEESKIMQQCREGKISLLYVSPERITRSFETIFGMLNVSLLAVDEAHCISSWGHDFRPEYQQLKWIKHTFPDLPVIALTATADKTTRNDIITQLGIREPKIFLGSFNRPNLSLEVRVGVGAKDKDREILDYIRSRPNDAGIIYCMSRKSCERLSAKLNSKGLHTDFYHAGLSAEQRGRVQDSFINDDTLVICATVAFGMGIDKSNVRWVMHYNLPKNVEGYYQEIGRAGRDGLPSDTFLYFNLGDIITLRKFAEESGQVALNLEKLAQMQAFSESDICRRKILLSYFGEYLDKDCGNCDVCKNPPKKFDGTIIAQKALSAMMRTKENASTQMVVDILRGSQKKELIDHGFHRIKTYGKGADIVEDDWKQYIRQMMHLGLVEVAYDRNNALRTTELARKVLFEDKKVGLVKLVAPEIRKKRFKVTYTKEQAQKSQPWNQLFEYLRKWRVEMARNKGIPPYLVFNDATLREIAVSRPESMIDLLSISGVGKVKYDAYGEEILEEISKFKQAQRKTTSTYQLTFDMYQKGYDVAMIGQLRGMNVMTVYSHLAFLYQQGFAVDPFRYIDKEDVVQVLKAVQVTGEKLQTKPLYDFLRGEVDYYRIRLSLAYLSKEGKI
- the katG gene encoding catalase/peroxidase HPI; this encodes MDNHSKKGKCPVTHGANTEANDSVMSWWPKALNLDILHQHDCKTDPLGEDFDYKEAFNRLDLDAVKEDLKALMSESQEWWPADWGHYGGLMIRMAWHSAGTYRVADGRGGSNTGNQRFAPLNSWPDNANLDKARRLLWPIKKKYGNNLSWADLIILAGNMAYESMGFKTYGFAGGRKDIWHPEKDIYWGAEKEWLAKDRYTDKSKETTLENPLAAVQMGLIYVNPEGVDGKPDPLKTAQAMRVTFQRMAMNDEETVALTAGGHTVGKAHGNGDASTLGVEPESAEVQEQGLGWINPNGNAENTVTSGLEGAWTTTPNQWNNTYFYLLLHYDWWMTKSPAGASQWEPINIKEEDKPWDAHIPNKRQNPMMTDADMALKFDPQYRKISERFYKDPQYFEEVFAKAWFKLTHRDLGPKSRYLGTDVPKEDLIWQDPIPSVQYNLGEQEIEVLKEKLLHCGLSSTDLINTAWDSARTFRGSDYRGGANGSRIRLSPQCNWEGNEPARLQRVLKKLTEIQSELDFEISIADLIILGGSAAVERAANQAGVNIKVPFTPGRGDATAEMTDADSFYVLEPLHDGFRNWQKNDYAVKAEEMLLDRAQLMGLTAPEMTVLIGGMRVLGTNHSETNHGVFTERVGVLSNDFFVNLTDMNNRWVPISKDHYEIIDRKTEKVKWTATRVDLVFGSNSVLRAYAELYAQDDNQNRFVKDFVHAWCKVMDSDRYDIK
- a CDS encoding STN domain-containing protein codes for the protein MVIPKDSQKPLSISDKLNIVLKGTDLSFKIKGEVVVISKKRQRRHATLGYLTPLEFGKQKYFNVA